The window CAACCAGCAGGTACTGGAAAAACTGCCATTAGCCGAAGATGTCGTGCCGGGAAAACTGCGCGGGCACCAAGTAGTTGTAGGAGACGTCTATCGTGCTCCAGCCGCCGCCGACTGCGATTATCTGCTGGAGAAACTATGTACATGGCTGCAAGGGGATGATTTCAAGGAAACAAAGGGCCGGGAGTCAGTCTCTGCGATTATCAAGGCGATCGTAGCGCACTTGTATCTAGTCTGGGTCCATCCTTTCGGGGATGGTAACGGCAGGACGGCACGATTACTGGAATTTTATATATTACTTGCGGCCGGGATTCCTTCCCCCGCTGCACATCTATTAAGCAACCATTACAACCAAACTCGCAGCGAATATTATCGACAGCTTAACCTTTCCAGTAAGACAGGTGGCGATATCATGCCCTTCCTGCAATATGCCGTGCGCGGTTTCGTTGATGGCCTTCATGAACAGATGAATTTCGTTTGGGAGCAGCAATGGGACATCGTTTGGCAGAATCATGTTCACGAACAGTTCCAAAATCGCACTCATCCGAGTGATATACGGGAGAGGCATTTAGCTTTGGATCTTGGCGCTAAGGGAGATTGGGTTGCTATGGCCGAAATATCCGAATTGACTCCCCGGCTTGCTAAAGCATATGCAGGGAGAACGCAAAAAACTGTGCACCGGGATATCAACCAACTAGAAAAAATGAGTTTAATCACTCGAGAGGGACGGAAAGTCCGCGCTCGCAGAGAGGTAATCCTCTCCTTTCTTCCGCTACAATGTATCCCGCAGAAGAATAAGTCGGAGCCGGAAAAAAAGGTCAACTAAACGATCACTTTCCACATAAGCATTGTCATCAAGTTTTTTTAATAATAATATTTTCGATTCCCTAAATAATCTGTCCATTTGTATCCATAAACAGAAAAACTTAGCGGCTTAGGAAGCATTTTACCTCTGATGCCGGGCATGGTATACTAACAATTCATTAGGAATAAGAATCACAGAGAGATAATAAACCGTTTCCCTTCAAATAGTGGTTGCGTTTTATGGTTGCGTTTTTCCACGTGCAGCGACCGTTTTCTGGCCTGAGCCATTTAAAACGGCGTCCCCTTCCTCATGCAAAAGGAAACCAACAATGTTAAAAAAGAATTTTGCCGATTTCGAACTTTCCCATGAAATGAGCAAGGCCATCAGCGAGATGGGCTTTGAAGAGGCCACGCCGATCCAGTCCCTGGCCATCGGCCCAATCCTGGCCGGAGCCGACATCATCGGCCAGGCCCAGACCGGCACCGGGAAAACGGCCGCTTTCGGCATCCCGATT of the Candidatus Aminicenantes bacterium genome contains:
- a CDS encoding Fic family protein; the encoded protein is NQQVLEKLPLAEDVVPGKLRGHQVVVGDVYRAPAAADCDYLLEKLCTWLQGDDFKETKGRESVSAIIKAIVAHLYLVWVHPFGDGNGRTARLLEFYILLAAGIPSPAAHLLSNHYNQTRSEYYRQLNLSSKTGGDIMPFLQYAVRGFVDGLHEQMNFVWEQQWDIVWQNHVHEQFQNRTHPSDIRERHLALDLGAKGDWVAMAEISELTPRLAKAYAGRTQKTVHRDINQLEKMSLITREGRKVRARREVILSFLPLQCIPQKNKSEPEKKVN